One window of Methanobacterium alkalithermotolerans genomic DNA carries:
- a CDS encoding DNA-directed RNA polymerase subunit H, which translates to MKKDILKHEMVPDHAVLSKSEFNKVLKKMDIHLEQLPKIKSDDPVAKAIGAKEGDILEITRKSSTAGKFITYRLVKD; encoded by the coding sequence GTGAAGAAGGACATCTTAAAACATGAAATGGTACCAGATCATGCTGTTTTGTCGAAATCCGAATTTAATAAGGTACTTAAAAAGATGGATATTCACCTGGAGCAACTCCCCAAAATAAAATCTGATGACCCTGTAGCCAAGGCTATTGGGGCAAAAGAGGGAGACATTCTTGAAATTACTAGAAAAAGCTCTACAGCAGGAAAATTTATTACTTATAGGCTTGTAAAGGATTAA
- a CDS encoding phosphoglycerate kinase, with protein sequence MSLKLNTLDDFQLNNKTVLIRVDINSPVDPHSGIILDDTRMKLHAETIQELSNKGAKTVILAHQSRPGKKDFTTLEQHAHVMSKILNHSVIYVEDIFGCAARETIGHMKKGDILLLENVRFYSEEVLKREISPQSATHLVNKLAPVVDYFVNDAFAAAHRSQPSLIGFTFKLPSAAGRIMEKELKILTGAMDNVKKPCTYVLGGVKADDSIHVMQNVLENGSADYILTTGLVANIFLQASGIEIGTTNHNFIENKGYNEYVDVAGDLITKFKDKILIPVDVAICEDNKRIDISVEKIPDAPIYDIGIESIKLYAQIIRKSSTIFANGPAGVFENPEFSIGTADILNSIASSSGFSIIGGGHLAAAAIQMGFEEEINHISSGGGACINLLAGEKLPAVEALKNAYFKKLNDNL encoded by the coding sequence ATGTCCCTTAAATTAAACACCTTGGATGATTTTCAACTTAATAACAAAACTGTTCTTATCAGGGTGGATATCAATTCTCCTGTGGACCCCCATAGTGGAATCATTTTAGATGATACCCGGATGAAGTTACATGCAGAAACCATACAAGAGCTATCTAATAAAGGAGCAAAAACTGTAATATTAGCTCATCAAAGCCGACCTGGTAAAAAAGATTTTACTACCCTGGAGCAACATGCCCATGTTATGTCTAAAATATTAAATCATAGTGTTATCTATGTTGAGGACATTTTTGGATGTGCTGCCCGGGAAACCATAGGCCATATGAAAAAGGGAGATATTCTTCTTTTAGAAAATGTTCGTTTTTATTCTGAAGAGGTGTTAAAAAGAGAGATTTCCCCACAATCAGCAACCCACCTGGTCAATAAATTAGCCCCGGTGGTTGATTATTTTGTAAATGATGCTTTTGCAGCCGCTCACCGATCTCAGCCATCTTTAATAGGATTTACATTTAAACTACCATCTGCTGCAGGTAGAATAATGGAAAAAGAGCTCAAAATATTGACTGGTGCTATGGATAATGTAAAAAAACCTTGTACTTATGTTTTAGGGGGAGTTAAAGCTGATGATTCCATACATGTTATGCAAAATGTGCTGGAAAATGGTAGTGCAGATTACATTTTAACCACCGGGCTGGTGGCTAACATTTTTCTCCAGGCATCAGGTATTGAAATTGGAACCACCAATCACAATTTTATTGAGAATAAAGGATATAATGAATATGTTGATGTTGCTGGTGACCTTATAACTAAATTTAAGGATAAGATCTTAATTCCTGTTGATGTAGCCATATGTGAGGATAATAAACGAATTGATATTTCTGTTGAAAAAATTCCAGATGCTCCCATTTATGATATTGGTATAGAATCCATTAAATTATATGCACAAATCATACGTAAATCTTCTACTATTTTTGCTAATGGCCCTGCAGGCGTTTTTGAGAATCCAGAATTTAGTATTGGAACCGCAGATATTTTAAATTCAATCGCATCTTCCTCAGGTTTTTCTATTATTGGAGGAGGTCATTTAGCAGCTGCTGCAATTCAAATGGGCTTTGAAGAAGAGATAAATCATATAAGTAGTGGTGGTGGGGCGTGTATAAATCTTTTGGCCGGGGAAAAATTACCGGCGGTGGAGGCATTGAAAAATGCTTATTTTAAAAAATTAAATGACAATCTTTAA